From the Thermus hydrothermalis genome, the window AGGAAATACTACGAAGAGGTGCGGCCCGAGCTCATCCGCCGCTTCGGCTACCAGAACATCTGGGAGGTTCCCAGGCTCGTCAAGGTGGTGGTGAACCAGGGCTTGGGCGAGGCCAAGGAGGACGCCCGCATCCTGGAGAAGGCGGCCAAGGAGCTTTCCCTCATCACCGGCCAGAAGCCGGCGGTGACCCGGGCCAAGAAGTCCATCTCCAACTTCAAGCTCCGTAAGGGCATGCCCATCGGCCTCCGGGTGACGTTGCGGAGGGACCGGATGTGGATTTTCTTGGAGAAGCTCCTCAACGTGGCCCTTCCCCGCATCCGCGACTTCCGGGGCTTGAGCCCCACCAGCTTTGACGGGCGGGGCAACTACAACCTGGGCCTTAAGGAGCAGCTCATCTTCCCCGAGATCACCTACGACATGGTGGACGCCCTGAGGGGGATGGACATCGCGGTGGTCACCACCGCCAAGACCGACGAGGAGGCCAAGGCCCTTTTGGAGCTCTTGGGCTTCCCCTTCCGCAAGTGAGGCGAGCATGGCGAGAAAGGCGCTGATTGAGAAGGCCAAGCGGACCCCCAAGTTCAAGGTGCGGGCCTACACCCGTTGTATGCGGTGCGGGAGGGCCAGGAGCGTCTACCGCTACTTCGGTCTTTGCCGGATCTGCCTGCGGGAGTTGGCCCACAAGGGGCAGCTTCCCGGGGTGAAGAAGGCCAGCTGGTAGGCCGTGGCCGGTCGGGGGGGTTCCCTCGAGACCGCATGGTCCAGGAGTGAGGTAAAAGGAGAGAGGAAATGCTGACGGACCCCATTGCCGACATGCTGACCCGGATACGGAACGCCACCCGGGTCTACAAGGAGAGCACCGAGGTGCCCGCCTCCCGCTTCAAGGAGGAGATCCTCAAGATCTTGGCGCGGGAGGGCTTCATCAAGGGGTACGAGCGGGTGGAGGTGGACGGCAAGCCCGTGCTCCGCATCTACCTAAAGTACGGCCCTCGGCGTCCCGGGCTTGACCCCCGCCCTGAACAGGTCATCAAGCACATCCGGCGCATCAGCCGTCCGGGGCGGCGGGTCTACGTAGGGGTGAAGGAGATCCCCCGCGTGCGCCGGGGTCTAGGGATTGCCATCTTGTCCACGCCCAAAGGGGTGCTCACCGACCGGGAGGCCCGGAAGCTGGGCGTGGGCGGCGAACTGATCTGCGAGGTGTGGTGATGTCTAGGATTGGCCGGCTTCCCATTCCCCTGCCCAAGGGGGTTAGCGTGGAGGTGGCCCCGGGCCTGGTCAAGGTCAAGGGCCCCAAGGGCGAGCTTTCCGTGGCCATTTCCCCCGAGATGCGGGTGGTGGTGGAGGAGGGCGTGGTTCGGGTGGAGCGCCCCTCCGACGAGCGGCGCCACCGGAGCTTGCATGGCCTGACCCGCACCCTCATCGCCAACGCGGTGAAGGGGGTGTCCGAGGGGTACGCCAAGGAGCTCCTCATCAAGGGCATCGGTTACCGGGCGCGGCTTGTGGGCCGGGCGGTGGAGCTTTCCGTGGGCTATAGCCACCCCGTGGTGGTGGAGCCCCCGGAGGGGATCACCCTCGAGGTACCCGAACCCACCAGGATCCGGGTGGTGGGCATTGACAAGCAGCGGGTGGGCCAGGTGGCCGCCGACATCCGGGCCATCAAGAAGCCCAGCGCCTACCACGAAAAGGGCATCTACTACGCGGGCGAGCCCGTCCGCCTTAAGCCCGGCAAGGCCGGGGCCAAGAAGTAGGGGGGATTATGGCACGGCTTACCGCATACGAGCGCCGCAAGTTCCGGGTACGCAACCGCATCAAGCGCACGGGCCGGCTACGCCTTTCCGTCTTCCGCAGCCTCAAGCACATCTACGCCCAGATCATTGACGACGAGAAAGGGGAGACCTTGGTGGCCGAGTCCAGCCTGGCCCTGAAGCTCAAGGGCAACAAGACCGAGGTGGCCCGGCAGGTGGGGCGTGCCTTGGCGGAGAAGGCTTTGGCCAAGGGCATCAAGCAGGTGGCCTTTGACCGGGGCCCCTACAAGTACCACGGCCGGGTGAAGGCCCTGGCCGAGGGGGCCCGGGAGGGCGGTCTGGAGTTCTAGAGGAGGGACCATGCCCGAGACCGACTTTGAAGAGAAGATGATCCTGGTGCGGCGCACCGCCAAGACCTACCAGGGCGGCCGCCGCTTCCGCTTCGGCGCCTTGGTGGTGGTGGGTGACCGGCAGGGCCGGGTAGGCCTGGGCCTGGGCAAGGCCAAGGAGGTGCCCTTGGCGGTGCAGAAGGCTGGGTACTACGCCCGCCGCAACATGGTGGAGGTGCCCATCCAAAACGGCACCATTCCCCACGAGATTGAGGTGGAGTACGGGGCTTCCAAGATCCTCTTGAAGCCCGCTGCTCCCGGGACCGGGGTGATTGCCGGGGCGGTGCCACGGGCCATTCTGGAACTGGCGGGCATCACCGACATCCTCACCAAGGAGCTCGGGAGCCGCAACCCCATCAACATCGCCTACGCCACCATGGAAGCCCTTCGGCAACTTCAGACCAAGGAGGACGTGAAGCGCCTCCGGAAGGGCGGGGAGGAGTGATGGGCAAGCTCAAGGTCAAGCTGGTGAAAAGCCCCATCGGCTACCCCAAGGACCAGAAGGCGGCCCTGAAGGCCTTGGGGCTTACCAAGTTGCAGAAGGAGAAGGTGTTGGAGGACACCCCGGCCATCCGGGGCAACGTGGCCAAGGTAGCCCACCTTCTCCGGGTGGAGGTGTTGGAATGAAACTCACCGACCTAAAGCCCAATCCCGGGGCCAACAAGAAGCGCAAGCGGGTAGGGCGGGGTCCGGGCTCGGGCCACGGCAAAACCGCTACCCGGGGCCACAAGGGCCAGAAGTCCCGCTCGGGCGGCGTCAAGGACCCCCGCCGTTTTGAGGGCGGCCGCTCCACCACCCTGATGCGCCTGCCCAAGCGGGGCATGCAGGGCCAGGTGCCGGGGGAGATCAAGCGCCCCAAGTACCAGGGGGTGAACCTAAAGGACCTGGCCCGCTTTGAAGGGGAGGTTACCCCCGAACTCCTCGTGCAGGCGGGCCTCTTGAAGAAGGGCTACCGGCTCAAGGTGCTTGGGGAGGGGGAGGCCAAGCCCCTCAAGGTGGTGGCCCACGCCTTCTCCAAAAGCGCCTTAGAAAAACTAAAGGCCGCGGGCGGGGAAGCGGTCCTCTTGGAGGCTTAAGATGCTGAAGGCCTTCCGGAGCGCCCTCCAGATCCCCGAGCTTCGCCAGCGCATCCTCTTTACCCTCCTCGTCCTGGCCGCCTACCGCTTGGGGGCCTTCATCCCCACCCCGGGGGTGGACCTGGACAAGATCCAGGAGTTTTTGCGCACCACCCAAGGGGGGGTTTTCGGCATCATCAACCTCTTCTCGGGCGGCAACTTTGAGCGCTTCTCCATCTTCGCCTTGGGCATCATGCCCTATATCACCGCCGCCATCGTCATGCAGCTTCTCATCAACGTGGTGCCGGCGCTGGAGAAGCTCTCCAAGGAGGGGGAGGAGGGCCGCCGCATCATCAACCAGTACACCCGCATCGGCGGCATCGCTCTGGGGGCCTTCCAGGGCTTCTTCTTGGCCACGGCCTTTTTGGGGGCGGAGGGGGGGAGGTTCCTCCTTCCCGGCTGGTCCCCGGGCCCCTTTTTCTGGTTCGTGGTGGTGGTCACCCAGGTGGCGGGCATCGCCCTCCTCCTCTGGATGGCGGAGCGCATCACGGAGTACGGTATCGGAAACGGCACCAGCATGATCATCTTTGCGGGGATCGTGGTGGAGTGGTTGCCCCAACTGGTGCGCACTCTGGGGCTCATCCGCACGGGGGAGGTGAACCTGGTGGCCTTCCTCTTCTTCCTGGCCTTCCTCGTCCTGGCCTTCGCTGGGATGGTGGCGGTGCAGCAGGCGGAGCGCCGCATCCCCGTGCAGTACGCCCGCAAGGTGGTGGGGCGCAGGGTGTATGGAGGCCAGGCCACCTACATCCCCATCAAGCTGAACGCCGCCGGGGTGATCCCCATCGTCTTCGCCGCCGCCATTTTGCAAATCCCCATCTTCCTCGCCGCCCCCTTCCAGGACAACCCCGTGCTCCAGGCCATCGCCAACTTCTTCAACCCCACCCACCTTTCCGGGCTCCTCCTCGAGGTGCTCCTCATCGTCCTCTTCACCTACGTGTACACCGCCGTGCAGTTTGACCCCAAGCGCATCGCCGAAAGCCTCAGGGAGTACGGGGGGTTTATCCCGGGCATCCGTCCGGGGGAGCCCACGGTGAAGTTCCTGGAGCACATTGTCTCCCGCCTCACCCTCTGGGGGGCGCTCTTCCTGGGTCTGGTGGCGGCCCTGCCCCAGATCATCCAAAACCTCACCGGGGTGAAGAGCATCGCCTTCTCGGGGATTGGCCTCTTGATCGTGGTGGGGGTAGCCCTGGATACCCTTAGGCAGATTGAAAGCCAGCTGATGCTCAGGAACTACGAGGGGTTCTTGTCCAAGGGCCGGATCCGCGGCCGGACGCGCTAGGAGGGAGAATGGGGGAAGCGGTGATCTTTTTGGGGCCGCCGGGGGCGGGGAAGGGCACCCAGGCGGCGAGGCTTGCGGCGGAGCTGGGCTTTAAGAAGCTTTCCACCGGGGACATCCTCCGGGACCACGTGGCCCGGGGCACCCCCTTGGGC encodes:
- the rplE gene encoding 50S ribosomal protein L5 — its product is MPLDVALKRKYYEEVRPELIRRFGYQNIWEVPRLVKVVVNQGLGEAKEDARILEKAAKELSLITGQKPAVTRAKKSISNFKLRKGMPIGLRVTLRRDRMWIFLEKLLNVALPRIRDFRGLSPTSFDGRGNYNLGLKEQLIFPEITYDMVDALRGMDIAVVTTAKTDEEAKALLELLGFPFRK
- a CDS encoding type Z 30S ribosomal protein S14, with protein sequence MARKALIEKAKRTPKFKVRAYTRCMRCGRARSVYRYFGLCRICLRELAHKGQLPGVKKASW
- the rpsH gene encoding 30S ribosomal protein S8 — encoded protein: MLTDPIADMLTRIRNATRVYKESTEVPASRFKEEILKILAREGFIKGYERVEVDGKPVLRIYLKYGPRRPGLDPRPEQVIKHIRRISRPGRRVYVGVKEIPRVRRGLGIAILSTPKGVLTDREARKLGVGGELICEVW
- the rplF gene encoding 50S ribosomal protein L6 gives rise to the protein MSRIGRLPIPLPKGVSVEVAPGLVKVKGPKGELSVAISPEMRVVVEEGVVRVERPSDERRHRSLHGLTRTLIANAVKGVSEGYAKELLIKGIGYRARLVGRAVELSVGYSHPVVVEPPEGITLEVPEPTRIRVVGIDKQRVGQVAADIRAIKKPSAYHEKGIYYAGEPVRLKPGKAGAKK
- the rplR gene encoding 50S ribosomal protein L18; translated protein: MARLTAYERRKFRVRNRIKRTGRLRLSVFRSLKHIYAQIIDDEKGETLVAESSLALKLKGNKTEVARQVGRALAEKALAKGIKQVAFDRGPYKYHGRVKALAEGAREGGLEF
- the rpsE gene encoding 30S ribosomal protein S5; translated protein: MPETDFEEKMILVRRTAKTYQGGRRFRFGALVVVGDRQGRVGLGLGKAKEVPLAVQKAGYYARRNMVEVPIQNGTIPHEIEVEYGASKILLKPAAPGTGVIAGAVPRAILELAGITDILTKELGSRNPINIAYATMEALRQLQTKEDVKRLRKGGEE
- the rpmD gene encoding 50S ribosomal protein L30 codes for the protein MGKLKVKLVKSPIGYPKDQKAALKALGLTKLQKEKVLEDTPAIRGNVAKVAHLLRVEVLE
- the rplO gene encoding 50S ribosomal protein L15; this encodes MKLTDLKPNPGANKKRKRVGRGPGSGHGKTATRGHKGQKSRSGGVKDPRRFEGGRSTTLMRLPKRGMQGQVPGEIKRPKYQGVNLKDLARFEGEVTPELLVQAGLLKKGYRLKVLGEGEAKPLKVVAHAFSKSALEKLKAAGGEAVLLEA
- the secY gene encoding preprotein translocase subunit SecY translates to MLKAFRSALQIPELRQRILFTLLVLAAYRLGAFIPTPGVDLDKIQEFLRTTQGGVFGIINLFSGGNFERFSIFALGIMPYITAAIVMQLLINVVPALEKLSKEGEEGRRIINQYTRIGGIALGAFQGFFLATAFLGAEGGRFLLPGWSPGPFFWFVVVVTQVAGIALLLWMAERITEYGIGNGTSMIIFAGIVVEWLPQLVRTLGLIRTGEVNLVAFLFFLAFLVLAFAGMVAVQQAERRIPVQYARKVVGRRVYGGQATYIPIKLNAAGVIPIVFAAAILQIPIFLAAPFQDNPVLQAIANFFNPTHLSGLLLEVLLIVLFTYVYTAVQFDPKRIAESLREYGGFIPGIRPGEPTVKFLEHIVSRLTLWGALFLGLVAALPQIIQNLTGVKSIAFSGIGLLIVVGVALDTLRQIESQLMLRNYEGFLSKGRIRGRTR